One Salvia splendens isolate huo1 chromosome 12, SspV2, whole genome shotgun sequence genomic window carries:
- the LOC121758753 gene encoding serine/threonine-protein kinase EDR1-like isoform X3, with product MLKQLAIKLVRGLNPNPAATIKKLAGLVCNSLSSFVLYFFHLRWLHRIMFFFNLSLTPLKVCDFFKRPKLEPGHVRGALEEVSHALDNQGIHMLGHVKYGSCHSKAILFKVLADTVGLECMLMMGLHREGVIQRSDAYRDMSAIVVLNSVEFLVDLARNPGKLVPCSAKAVLLSHLSAGESDSAEYDSYDSPIEPNSPVRGFSDQTEVEGLSHSDPNVANSFWQSRKKAIAEQRTTSSSPEHPLFRGHGRSLLGDRRHSFREYDNDINASRSVGASPIESRRRRRRCISMVPEIGDDIVRAVREMSETLKRNRHPEEQVSSSYSCSASEQEDCSDPRGSVSRFNPDAHDGLYGQKPLTYKLPLNLKQLHSHKAVSMPSSPQRFSRKASLMSDTPENFANPGMMSTFSKVLESSKFLNQPLLPFEEWNIDFSEITIGSRVGIGFFGEVFRGTWNGLEVAIKVFLEQDPTAENIEDFCNEISILSRIRHPNVILFLGACTTPPRLSLVTEFMEMSSLYYLIHASALKKKLSWQRRLKMLIDICRGLASIHRMNVVHRDLKSANCLVNKHWVVKICDFGLSRKLISTPMKDSSSAGTPEWMAPELIRNEPFTEKCDIFSLGVIMWELCTLKRPWEGIPSVQVVYAVGNDRQTLEIPEGPLGKLIADCWAEPDERPNCHEILSRLQECELLLC from the exons ATGTTAAAGCAGCTAGCCATCAAATTGGTGAGGGGACTCAATCCAAATCCTGCCGCCACAATCAAGAAGCTAGCTGGATTGGTGTGCAATTCTTTGAGTTCATTTGTCctgtatttttttcatttgagGTGGCTTCATagaattatgtttttttttaatttgtcattaACACCTCTAAAGGTCTGTGATTTCTTCAAAAGACCCAAATTGGAACCCGGTCATGTGAGAGGCGCACTTGAAGAAGTCTCTCATGCATTAGACAATCAAGGTATCCATATGCTGGGCCATGTAAAGTACGGTTCTTGCCATTCCAAAGCTATCTTGTTCAAAGTTCTTGCTGACACTGTTGGCCTTGAATGTATGCTTATGATG GGTTTACATAGAGAAGGTGTAATACAGCGATCAGATGCGTATAGGGACATGTCTGCCATAGTTGTTCTaaattctgttgagtttttggTCGATCTTGCACGTAACCCTGGGAAGTTGGTGCCGTGCTCAGCAAAGGCAGtccttctctctcatctctctgcTGGTGAAAGTGATTCTGCCGAGTATGATTCATATGATTCACCTATTGAACCAAATAGCCCAGTGCGTGGATTTTCAGATCAAACAGAAGTGGAAGG ATTATCTCACAGTGATCCAAATGTAGCGAATTCATTTTGGCAGAGTCGAAAGAAAGCCATAGCGGAACAAAGGACCACAAGTTCAAG TCCCGAGCATCCTCTCTTCCGTGGACATGGGCGATCTTTGCTTGGAGATCGCAGACATTCATTCCGAGAGTATGACAATGATATCAATGCATCAAG GTCTGTCGGTGCATCTCCAATAGAATCTCGCAGAAGAAGACGGCGATGTATTAGCATGGTTCCTGAGATTGGTGATGATATAGTGAG GGCTGTTCGAGAAATGAGTGAAACTCTCAAGAGAAATCGACATCCAGAGGAACAAGTATCTTCTTCTTATAGCTGTTCCGCGAGTGAACAAGAAGACTGCTCAGACCCCCGAGGAAGT GTGTCAAGGTTCAATCCGGACGCACATGACGGGTTATATGGTCAAAAGCCTTTGACATATAAACTTCCCCTGAATTTGAAACAATTACACTCTCACAAGGCAGTCTCTATGCCTTCTTCTCCTCAGAGGTTTTCCAGGAAAGCTTCTCTTATGAGTGACACACCAGAAAATTTTGCGAATCCTGGTATGATGTCAACATTCAGTAAAGTGCTTGAATCGTCAAAGTTCCTGAACCAGCCACTGCTACCCTTCGAAGAATGGAATATTGATTTTTCTGAGATAACTATCGGATCTCGTGTAGGAATTG GATTCTTTGGTGAAGTTTTTCGTGGCACCTGGAATGGGTTAGAGGTTGCCATTAAAGTATTTCTTGAGCAAGATCCGACTGCTGAGAATATTGAAGACTTCTGCAATGAGATATCTATCTTGAG CCGGATTCGCCACCCAAATG TTATACTATTCCTTGGTGCGTGCACAACACCTCCGCGCCTGTCCCTAGTTACTGAATTTATGGAAATGAGTTCACTGTATTACTTAATCCATGCAAGTGCGCTGAAAAAGAAGCTGAGCTGGCAAAGGAGACTCAAAATGCTTATTGATATATGCAG GGGATTAGCAAGCATCCATCGAATGAACGTGGTACACCGTGATCTGAAAAGTGCGAACTGCCTCGTGAACAAGCATTGGGTGGTGAAGATATGCGATTTTGGACTTTCGCGGAAACTGATCAGCACGCCAATGAAAGACTCTTCCTCAGCTGGAACGCCAGAATGGATGGCACCAGAACTTATTCGCAACGAGCCCTTCACagagaaatgtgacatcttcaGCCTGGGCGTCATAATGTGGGAGCTCTGCACACTCAAAAGACCATGGGAAGGCATACCATCTGTACAG GTAGTTTATGCTGTCGGCAACGACAGGCAGACGCTTGAAATCCCAGAAGGCCCTCTGGGCAAGCTCATAGCAG ATTGCTGGGCTGAACCAGATGAACGACCAAACTGTCACGAGATCCTCTCGCGCCTACAAGAATGCGAGCTCCTGTTGTGCTAA
- the LOC121756903 gene encoding uncharacterized protein LOC121756903: MDKRQLDFNAPLMSARRYSSPSKSSELAKRKVVERPPPSRQQSLQPPKPKWECEEVTMTKPASVPFHWEHIPGRPKGEAESHSHTPEESTTPRLPPARISDATRRSSGEIPKLPPGRLSGHSRYCSGERTNDQNVYRSHAEAFSVTDHASLLERLNDSLNCKDESDSESGDEAYSDALDTLSLTESWSFNYSVSGISGYMSSGVKPSGTFSVDKQTRDFMMDRFLPAAKAVVVETPEYAVKKPVKKAVSREMKPSLKQYSSDALPYYTKYINSMESEDEDQESVAPPSKKSGKAWGIIPRFCVKNSLCLLNPLPALKSKPKSRPPSPSTREVKRFTRNAHSGPLDKNASQVVQKTKFHSGLLSRDLPRIDKFSNQYLNSGDAHRSAGVSPLGHQRSGNISPYRNETPKSPFREGAGFLGVPKEAEIFNAKLASSRKMFRALQDVSRNQINAAPADYPVEKTVYVDYVKKKELPSTNPSAKRAQVLDASKANGLSPRFIPSPKPEWRNEAPCEAEFMTKEEDDNGRRETDPPPRSPLPPPLPKSPSESWLWRTLPSIPLGNPFANSRRGSPLHSKKLQGQKASATNSKWETIVKTSNSRHDHIRFSEELVHRASYRRPMKT; this comes from the exons ATGGACAAGAGGCAACTAGATTTCAATGCACCACTTATGTCTGCAAGGAGATATTCATCACCTTCGAAATCTTCCGAGCTAGCAAAACGGAAGGTGGTGGAGAGGCCACCGCCCTCCCGGCAGCAATCTCTTCAACCTCCGAAACCCAAATGGGAATGTGAGGAGGTGACGATGACAAAACCAGCTTCTGTTCCATTTCACTGGGAACATATCCCGGGAAGGCCTAAAGGAGAAGCCGAGAGCCACTCACATACCCCTGAGGAGTCAACCACACCGCGTCTTCCTCCAGCAAGGATATCAGATGCCACGAGGCGCAGCTCAGGCGAAATCCCAAAGCTTCCTCCTGGCCGGTTATCTGGTCATTCGAGATACTGTTCTGGTGAAAGAACCAACGATCAGAACGTTTACAGGTCCCATGCTGAAGCATTTTCTGTCACTGATCATGCCAGTCTATTGGAGAGATTGAATGATAGTTTGAACTGTAAAGACGAGTCGGATTCAGAGAGTGGAGATGAGGCGTATTCAGATGCACTCGACACACTCTCACTGACAGAGTCATGGTCCTTCAATTACAGTGTGAGTGGGATCAGTGGCTACATGAGTTCTGGTGTGAAGCCGTCTGGAACCTTTTCTGTAGACAAACAAACTCGAGATTTCATGATGGATAGGTTCCTGCCAGCAGCCAAGGCCGTTGTGGTGGAAACGCCTGAATACGCTGTGAAGAAGCCGGTGAAGAAAGCAGTTTCTAGGGAAATGAAGCCGTCACTCAAGCAATATAGTTCGGATGCATTACCGTATTACACCAAGTATATCAATAGCATGGAGAGTGAAGACGAGGATCAGGAGTCAGTTGCTCCTCCGAGTAAAAAGTCTGGGAAAGCTTGGGGGATCATCCCTCGATTTTGTGTCAAGAATTCGCTGTGCCTTCTGAATCCTCTCCCTGCATTGAAGTCGAAACCAAAGAGCCGGCCTCCCTCCCCTTCAACGCGTGAAGTGAAAAGATTCACTAGAAATGCACACAGTGGACCACTTGACAAG AATGCTTCCCAGGTGGTACAAAAGACGAAATTTCATTCCGGATTGCTGTCACGAGATCTTCCAAGAATCGACAAGTTTAGCAACCAGTATCTCAACTCCGGTGATGCACACAGATCAGCAGGAGTGTCTCCATTGGGGCACCAGCGAAGTGGCAACATTTCTCCATATCGCAACGAAACCCCAAAGTCTCCATTTCGCGAAGGAGCAGGGTTTCTTGGCGTCCCTAAAGAAGCCGAGATTTTCAATGCTAAACTTGCTTCATCGCGCAAGATGTTTAGGGCCCTGCAAGATGTGTCGAGGAATCAGATAAACGCAGCCCCTGCAGACTATCCTGTGGAGAAAACAGTGTACGTAGATTAcgtgaagaagaaagaacttCCCAGCACGAATCCATCTGCCAAAAGAGCTCAAGTTCTTGATGCCTCCAAAGCCAACGGACTAAGTCCTAGATTCATACCTTCACctaagccagaatggagaaATGAAGCTCCTTGTGAAGCGGAATTCATGACGAAGGAAGAAGACGATAATGGAAGAAGAGAGACAGATCCTCCTCCGAGATCTCCTTTACCTCCACCACTCCCAAAATCTCCATCGGAATCTTGGCTTTGGCGCACTCTGCCTTCCATCCCACTAGGAAATCCATTTGCTAACTCGCGTCGAGGCAGCCCTCTTCACTCCAAGAAACTGCAGGGGCAGAAGGCCTCAGCCACTAACTCCAAATGGGAGACCATTGTAAAGACTTCCAACTCCCGTCACGATCACATCCGCTTCTCAGAG GAGCTCGTGCATCGTGCTTCTTACAGGCGGCCGATGAAGACGTAG
- the LOC121758753 gene encoding serine/threonine-protein kinase EDR1-like isoform X1, producing the protein MEETTDDTRLVEGPVHNAQWRQSGLIDKLRKISLASPDETSSSKSKGQLDCGSPAFHLASQTLWDTGKLAEPIQDGFYFVYPERRFTELFYSIPSIDELQALDADGLRPNVILVDARKDKKLSMLKQLAIKLVRGLNPNPAATIKKLAGLVCNSLSSFVLYFFHLRWLHRIMFFFNLSLTPLKVCDFFKRPKLEPGHVRGALEEVSHALDNQGIHMLGHVKYGSCHSKAILFKVLADTVGLECMLMMGLHREGVIQRSDAYRDMSAIVVLNSVEFLVDLARNPGKLVPCSAKAVLLSHLSAGESDSAEYDSYDSPIEPNSPVRGFSDQTEVEGLSHSDPNVANSFWQSRKKAIAEQRTTSSSPEHPLFRGHGRSLLGDRRHSFREYDNDINASRSVGASPIESRRRRRRCISMVPEIGDDIVRAVREMSETLKRNRHPEEQVSSSYSCSASEQEDCSDPRGSVSRFNPDAHDGLYGQKPLTYKLPLNLKQLHSHKAVSMPSSPQRFSRKASLMSDTPENFANPGMMSTFSKVLESSKFLNQPLLPFEEWNIDFSEITIGSRVGIGFFGEVFRGTWNGLEVAIKVFLEQDPTAENIEDFCNEISILSRIRHPNVILFLGACTTPPRLSLVTEFMEMSSLYYLIHASALKKKLSWQRRLKMLIDICRGLASIHRMNVVHRDLKSANCLVNKHWVVKICDFGLSRKLISTPMKDSSSAGTPEWMAPELIRNEPFTEKCDIFSLGVIMWELCTLKRPWEGIPSVQVVYAVGNDRQTLEIPEGPLGKLIADCWAEPDERPNCHEILSRLQECELLLC; encoded by the exons ATGGAGGAGACAACGGACGATACTAGGCTGGTGGAAGGACCAGTTCATAATGCCCAATGGAGGCAGTCAGGTCTTATTGATAAATTGCGGAAAATTTCCCTGGCTTCTCCAGATGAAACCTCAAGTTCTAAATCAAAAGGTCAGCTTGACTGTGGGAGTCCAGCATTTCATTTAGCATCACAGACTTTGTGGGACACTGGAAAGCTAGCAGAACCAATCCAAGATGGTTTCTACTTTGTCTATCCA GAAAGAAGATTCACGGAGCTTTTTTATTCTATTCCCTCTATAGATGAGCTCCAGGCCTTGGATGCTGATGGCCTCAGGCCCAATGTTATTCTTGTTGATGCACGTAAAGATAAGAAGCTTTCTATGTTAAAGCAGCTAGCCATCAAATTGGTGAGGGGACTCAATCCAAATCCTGCCGCCACAATCAAGAAGCTAGCTGGATTGGTGTGCAATTCTTTGAGTTCATTTGTCctgtatttttttcatttgagGTGGCTTCATagaattatgtttttttttaatttgtcattaACACCTCTAAAGGTCTGTGATTTCTTCAAAAGACCCAAATTGGAACCCGGTCATGTGAGAGGCGCACTTGAAGAAGTCTCTCATGCATTAGACAATCAAGGTATCCATATGCTGGGCCATGTAAAGTACGGTTCTTGCCATTCCAAAGCTATCTTGTTCAAAGTTCTTGCTGACACTGTTGGCCTTGAATGTATGCTTATGATG GGTTTACATAGAGAAGGTGTAATACAGCGATCAGATGCGTATAGGGACATGTCTGCCATAGTTGTTCTaaattctgttgagtttttggTCGATCTTGCACGTAACCCTGGGAAGTTGGTGCCGTGCTCAGCAAAGGCAGtccttctctctcatctctctgcTGGTGAAAGTGATTCTGCCGAGTATGATTCATATGATTCACCTATTGAACCAAATAGCCCAGTGCGTGGATTTTCAGATCAAACAGAAGTGGAAGG ATTATCTCACAGTGATCCAAATGTAGCGAATTCATTTTGGCAGAGTCGAAAGAAAGCCATAGCGGAACAAAGGACCACAAGTTCAAG TCCCGAGCATCCTCTCTTCCGTGGACATGGGCGATCTTTGCTTGGAGATCGCAGACATTCATTCCGAGAGTATGACAATGATATCAATGCATCAAG GTCTGTCGGTGCATCTCCAATAGAATCTCGCAGAAGAAGACGGCGATGTATTAGCATGGTTCCTGAGATTGGTGATGATATAGTGAG GGCTGTTCGAGAAATGAGTGAAACTCTCAAGAGAAATCGACATCCAGAGGAACAAGTATCTTCTTCTTATAGCTGTTCCGCGAGTGAACAAGAAGACTGCTCAGACCCCCGAGGAAGT GTGTCAAGGTTCAATCCGGACGCACATGACGGGTTATATGGTCAAAAGCCTTTGACATATAAACTTCCCCTGAATTTGAAACAATTACACTCTCACAAGGCAGTCTCTATGCCTTCTTCTCCTCAGAGGTTTTCCAGGAAAGCTTCTCTTATGAGTGACACACCAGAAAATTTTGCGAATCCTGGTATGATGTCAACATTCAGTAAAGTGCTTGAATCGTCAAAGTTCCTGAACCAGCCACTGCTACCCTTCGAAGAATGGAATATTGATTTTTCTGAGATAACTATCGGATCTCGTGTAGGAATTG GATTCTTTGGTGAAGTTTTTCGTGGCACCTGGAATGGGTTAGAGGTTGCCATTAAAGTATTTCTTGAGCAAGATCCGACTGCTGAGAATATTGAAGACTTCTGCAATGAGATATCTATCTTGAG CCGGATTCGCCACCCAAATG TTATACTATTCCTTGGTGCGTGCACAACACCTCCGCGCCTGTCCCTAGTTACTGAATTTATGGAAATGAGTTCACTGTATTACTTAATCCATGCAAGTGCGCTGAAAAAGAAGCTGAGCTGGCAAAGGAGACTCAAAATGCTTATTGATATATGCAG GGGATTAGCAAGCATCCATCGAATGAACGTGGTACACCGTGATCTGAAAAGTGCGAACTGCCTCGTGAACAAGCATTGGGTGGTGAAGATATGCGATTTTGGACTTTCGCGGAAACTGATCAGCACGCCAATGAAAGACTCTTCCTCAGCTGGAACGCCAGAATGGATGGCACCAGAACTTATTCGCAACGAGCCCTTCACagagaaatgtgacatcttcaGCCTGGGCGTCATAATGTGGGAGCTCTGCACACTCAAAAGACCATGGGAAGGCATACCATCTGTACAG GTAGTTTATGCTGTCGGCAACGACAGGCAGACGCTTGAAATCCCAGAAGGCCCTCTGGGCAAGCTCATAGCAG ATTGCTGGGCTGAACCAGATGAACGACCAAACTGTCACGAGATCCTCTCGCGCCTACAAGAATGCGAGCTCCTGTTGTGCTAA
- the LOC121757234 gene encoding putative Myb family transcription factor At1g14600 isoform X1 — translation MASSDSSENLSSIDLNEEAGSNIVGNPTIEMSGIDDSSKSEDGKDKKNSVRQYVRSKMPRLRWTPDLHLSFVHAIERLGGQERATPKAVLQLMNVRGLSISHVKSHLQVHKMYRSKKLDESGRVIGQANRVYIQGRGYFSTPSSAYTEKCSPFHELRMENGGIVFAKNSNNQLDCSVPFSQNLKSRHSYDQIKPLSSSRYHPWASYRHEPKVRIESGRIHALHETYSNNGPLKPSQFLQGRRWPSREYIHNQSKDKEISKSNNIWINSRPQSRWNSNSIDSIRINHQKSPHGPKPFILENPLRLQMNEDLKLGLSLSLTSNSKDGADHSDINTKLSLALAPHSSTAT, via the exons ATGGCATCTTCAGATTCCTCGGAAAACCTCTCCTCGATTGACTTGAACGAGGAGGCCGGAAGCAATATAGTAGGCAATCCCACTATTGAAATGTCGGGCATAGACGACTCCTCTAAATCCGAAGATGGCAAGGATAAGAAGAATTCAGTTCGCCAATATGTTCGATCCAAAATGCCGAGGCTTAGATGGACTCCTGACCTTCATCTCTCCTTTGTCCATGCCATTGAAAGACTAGGTGGCCAAGAaa GAGCCACTCCTAAAGCAGTGCTTCAATTGATGAATGTGAGAGGATTGAGCATCTCTCATGTCAAGAGCCACCTGCAGGTGCACAAG ATGTATAGAAGTAAGAAACTGGATGAATCCGGACGAG TAATAGGTCAAGCAAATAGAGTTTACATTCAAGGGAGAGGCTACTTCTCTACCCCATCATCAGCTTACACTGAAAAATGCAGCCCATTTCATGAGTTGAGAATGGAGAATGGTGGGATTGTCTTTGCAAAGAATTCGAATAATCAGCTCGATTGTTCCGTTCCAttctcacaaaatttgaaatctCGTCACAGTTATGATCAGATCAAGCCTCTATCTTCTTCTAG GTATCATCCATGGGCTTCATATCGCCATGAACCGAAAGTGAGGATTGAATCCGGCCGGATCCATGCGTTGCACGAGACCTACTCGAACAACGGACCACTCAAGCCGAGCCAATTCCTCCAAGGAAGAAGATGGCCTTCTAGAGAATACATCCATAACCAATCCAAAGACAAAGAAATCTCCAAATCCAACAACATTTGGATCAATTCAAGACCACAATCTCGTTGGAACAGTAATTCAATCGATAGCATCAGGATTAATCATCAGAAATCGCCTCACGGTCCCAAGCCATTCATTCTCGAAAATCCCTTGAGGCTTCAG ATGAATGAGGATTTGAAACTAGGATTAAGCCTCAGTTTAACCAGCAACAGCAAGGATGGCGCGGATCACTCGGATATTAACACGAAACTTTCGCTTGCTTTAGCCCCTCACTCATCCACTGCAACATAG
- the LOC121758753 gene encoding serine/threonine-protein kinase EDR1-like isoform X2, whose amino-acid sequence MEETTDDTRLVEGPVHNAQWRQSGLIDKLRKISLASPDETSSSKSKGQLDCGSPAFHLASQTLWDTGKLAEPIQDGFYFVYPERRFTELFYSIPSIDELQALDADGLRPNVILVDARKDKKLSMLKQLAIKLVRGLNPNPAATIKKLAGLVCDFFKRPKLEPGHVRGALEEVSHALDNQGIHMLGHVKYGSCHSKAILFKVLADTVGLECMLMMGLHREGVIQRSDAYRDMSAIVVLNSVEFLVDLARNPGKLVPCSAKAVLLSHLSAGESDSAEYDSYDSPIEPNSPVRGFSDQTEVEGLSHSDPNVANSFWQSRKKAIAEQRTTSSSPEHPLFRGHGRSLLGDRRHSFREYDNDINASRSVGASPIESRRRRRRCISMVPEIGDDIVRAVREMSETLKRNRHPEEQVSSSYSCSASEQEDCSDPRGSVSRFNPDAHDGLYGQKPLTYKLPLNLKQLHSHKAVSMPSSPQRFSRKASLMSDTPENFANPGMMSTFSKVLESSKFLNQPLLPFEEWNIDFSEITIGSRVGIGFFGEVFRGTWNGLEVAIKVFLEQDPTAENIEDFCNEISILSRIRHPNVILFLGACTTPPRLSLVTEFMEMSSLYYLIHASALKKKLSWQRRLKMLIDICRGLASIHRMNVVHRDLKSANCLVNKHWVVKICDFGLSRKLISTPMKDSSSAGTPEWMAPELIRNEPFTEKCDIFSLGVIMWELCTLKRPWEGIPSVQVVYAVGNDRQTLEIPEGPLGKLIADCWAEPDERPNCHEILSRLQECELLLC is encoded by the exons ATGGAGGAGACAACGGACGATACTAGGCTGGTGGAAGGACCAGTTCATAATGCCCAATGGAGGCAGTCAGGTCTTATTGATAAATTGCGGAAAATTTCCCTGGCTTCTCCAGATGAAACCTCAAGTTCTAAATCAAAAGGTCAGCTTGACTGTGGGAGTCCAGCATTTCATTTAGCATCACAGACTTTGTGGGACACTGGAAAGCTAGCAGAACCAATCCAAGATGGTTTCTACTTTGTCTATCCA GAAAGAAGATTCACGGAGCTTTTTTATTCTATTCCCTCTATAGATGAGCTCCAGGCCTTGGATGCTGATGGCCTCAGGCCCAATGTTATTCTTGTTGATGCACGTAAAGATAAGAAGCTTTCTATGTTAAAGCAGCTAGCCATCAAATTGGTGAGGGGACTCAATCCAAATCCTGCCGCCACAATCAAGAAGCTAGCTGGATTG GTCTGTGATTTCTTCAAAAGACCCAAATTGGAACCCGGTCATGTGAGAGGCGCACTTGAAGAAGTCTCTCATGCATTAGACAATCAAGGTATCCATATGCTGGGCCATGTAAAGTACGGTTCTTGCCATTCCAAAGCTATCTTGTTCAAAGTTCTTGCTGACACTGTTGGCCTTGAATGTATGCTTATGATG GGTTTACATAGAGAAGGTGTAATACAGCGATCAGATGCGTATAGGGACATGTCTGCCATAGTTGTTCTaaattctgttgagtttttggTCGATCTTGCACGTAACCCTGGGAAGTTGGTGCCGTGCTCAGCAAAGGCAGtccttctctctcatctctctgcTGGTGAAAGTGATTCTGCCGAGTATGATTCATATGATTCACCTATTGAACCAAATAGCCCAGTGCGTGGATTTTCAGATCAAACAGAAGTGGAAGG ATTATCTCACAGTGATCCAAATGTAGCGAATTCATTTTGGCAGAGTCGAAAGAAAGCCATAGCGGAACAAAGGACCACAAGTTCAAG TCCCGAGCATCCTCTCTTCCGTGGACATGGGCGATCTTTGCTTGGAGATCGCAGACATTCATTCCGAGAGTATGACAATGATATCAATGCATCAAG GTCTGTCGGTGCATCTCCAATAGAATCTCGCAGAAGAAGACGGCGATGTATTAGCATGGTTCCTGAGATTGGTGATGATATAGTGAG GGCTGTTCGAGAAATGAGTGAAACTCTCAAGAGAAATCGACATCCAGAGGAACAAGTATCTTCTTCTTATAGCTGTTCCGCGAGTGAACAAGAAGACTGCTCAGACCCCCGAGGAAGT GTGTCAAGGTTCAATCCGGACGCACATGACGGGTTATATGGTCAAAAGCCTTTGACATATAAACTTCCCCTGAATTTGAAACAATTACACTCTCACAAGGCAGTCTCTATGCCTTCTTCTCCTCAGAGGTTTTCCAGGAAAGCTTCTCTTATGAGTGACACACCAGAAAATTTTGCGAATCCTGGTATGATGTCAACATTCAGTAAAGTGCTTGAATCGTCAAAGTTCCTGAACCAGCCACTGCTACCCTTCGAAGAATGGAATATTGATTTTTCTGAGATAACTATCGGATCTCGTGTAGGAATTG GATTCTTTGGTGAAGTTTTTCGTGGCACCTGGAATGGGTTAGAGGTTGCCATTAAAGTATTTCTTGAGCAAGATCCGACTGCTGAGAATATTGAAGACTTCTGCAATGAGATATCTATCTTGAG CCGGATTCGCCACCCAAATG TTATACTATTCCTTGGTGCGTGCACAACACCTCCGCGCCTGTCCCTAGTTACTGAATTTATGGAAATGAGTTCACTGTATTACTTAATCCATGCAAGTGCGCTGAAAAAGAAGCTGAGCTGGCAAAGGAGACTCAAAATGCTTATTGATATATGCAG GGGATTAGCAAGCATCCATCGAATGAACGTGGTACACCGTGATCTGAAAAGTGCGAACTGCCTCGTGAACAAGCATTGGGTGGTGAAGATATGCGATTTTGGACTTTCGCGGAAACTGATCAGCACGCCAATGAAAGACTCTTCCTCAGCTGGAACGCCAGAATGGATGGCACCAGAACTTATTCGCAACGAGCCCTTCACagagaaatgtgacatcttcaGCCTGGGCGTCATAATGTGGGAGCTCTGCACACTCAAAAGACCATGGGAAGGCATACCATCTGTACAG GTAGTTTATGCTGTCGGCAACGACAGGCAGACGCTTGAAATCCCAGAAGGCCCTCTGGGCAAGCTCATAGCAG ATTGCTGGGCTGAACCAGATGAACGACCAAACTGTCACGAGATCCTCTCGCGCCTACAAGAATGCGAGCTCCTGTTGTGCTAA
- the LOC121757234 gene encoding putative Myb family transcription factor At1g14600 isoform X2 translates to MASSDSSENLSSIDLNEEAGSNIVGNPTIEMSGIDDSSKSEDGKDKKNSVRQYVRSKMPRLRWTPDLHLSFVHAIERLGGQERATPKAVLQLMNVRGLSISHVKSHLQMYRSKKLDESGRVIGQANRVYIQGRGYFSTPSSAYTEKCSPFHELRMENGGIVFAKNSNNQLDCSVPFSQNLKSRHSYDQIKPLSSSRYHPWASYRHEPKVRIESGRIHALHETYSNNGPLKPSQFLQGRRWPSREYIHNQSKDKEISKSNNIWINSRPQSRWNSNSIDSIRINHQKSPHGPKPFILENPLRLQMNEDLKLGLSLSLTSNSKDGADHSDINTKLSLALAPHSSTAT, encoded by the exons ATGGCATCTTCAGATTCCTCGGAAAACCTCTCCTCGATTGACTTGAACGAGGAGGCCGGAAGCAATATAGTAGGCAATCCCACTATTGAAATGTCGGGCATAGACGACTCCTCTAAATCCGAAGATGGCAAGGATAAGAAGAATTCAGTTCGCCAATATGTTCGATCCAAAATGCCGAGGCTTAGATGGACTCCTGACCTTCATCTCTCCTTTGTCCATGCCATTGAAAGACTAGGTGGCCAAGAaa GAGCCACTCCTAAAGCAGTGCTTCAATTGATGAATGTGAGAGGATTGAGCATCTCTCATGTCAAGAGCCACCTGCAG ATGTATAGAAGTAAGAAACTGGATGAATCCGGACGAG TAATAGGTCAAGCAAATAGAGTTTACATTCAAGGGAGAGGCTACTTCTCTACCCCATCATCAGCTTACACTGAAAAATGCAGCCCATTTCATGAGTTGAGAATGGAGAATGGTGGGATTGTCTTTGCAAAGAATTCGAATAATCAGCTCGATTGTTCCGTTCCAttctcacaaaatttgaaatctCGTCACAGTTATGATCAGATCAAGCCTCTATCTTCTTCTAG GTATCATCCATGGGCTTCATATCGCCATGAACCGAAAGTGAGGATTGAATCCGGCCGGATCCATGCGTTGCACGAGACCTACTCGAACAACGGACCACTCAAGCCGAGCCAATTCCTCCAAGGAAGAAGATGGCCTTCTAGAGAATACATCCATAACCAATCCAAAGACAAAGAAATCTCCAAATCCAACAACATTTGGATCAATTCAAGACCACAATCTCGTTGGAACAGTAATTCAATCGATAGCATCAGGATTAATCATCAGAAATCGCCTCACGGTCCCAAGCCATTCATTCTCGAAAATCCCTTGAGGCTTCAG ATGAATGAGGATTTGAAACTAGGATTAAGCCTCAGTTTAACCAGCAACAGCAAGGATGGCGCGGATCACTCGGATATTAACACGAAACTTTCGCTTGCTTTAGCCCCTCACTCATCCACTGCAACATAG